The following proteins are encoded in a genomic region of Amycolatopsis sulphurea:
- a CDS encoding IclR family transcriptional regulator → MAAEKGGRDGGVQSLQRAFELLEHLADTGGEASLSELATLSGLPMPTIHRLIRTLVDLGYVRQNNNRRYALGARLIRLGENASMQFGAWARPLLAELVDEVGETANLAVLERDEVVYVAQVPSKHSMRMFTEVGRRLLPHGTGVGKAMLSQLPVDEVAALLSRTGMPAYTEHTFTDPKALADELKKIAGQGYALDEAEQELGVRCIAVAVPGAPVPAAVSVSGPSGRLTADAVGHIAPVVQKTANRLAQQLPVG, encoded by the coding sequence GTGGCGGCGGAGAAAGGCGGGCGGGATGGCGGCGTGCAGTCGCTGCAGCGGGCATTCGAGCTGCTGGAACACCTGGCGGACACCGGTGGCGAGGCCAGCCTGTCGGAGCTGGCGACCCTGTCCGGGCTGCCGATGCCGACGATCCACCGCCTGATCCGGACGCTTGTGGACCTGGGTTACGTGCGGCAGAACAACAATCGGCGCTACGCACTGGGTGCCCGGCTGATCCGCCTGGGCGAGAACGCGAGCATGCAGTTCGGAGCGTGGGCGCGGCCGCTGCTCGCGGAGCTCGTCGACGAGGTCGGCGAGACGGCGAACCTAGCCGTGCTGGAACGCGACGAAGTCGTGTACGTGGCACAGGTGCCGTCGAAGCACTCGATGCGGATGTTCACCGAGGTGGGCCGCCGGCTGCTGCCACACGGCACCGGCGTCGGCAAGGCGATGCTCTCGCAGCTACCCGTCGACGAGGTCGCGGCGCTGCTGTCGCGCACCGGCATGCCCGCCTACACCGAACACACCTTCACCGACCCGAAGGCGCTGGCGGACGAGCTGAAGAAGATCGCGGGCCAGGGCTACGCGCTGGACGAGGCCGAGCAGGAACTGGGCGTCCGCTGCATCGCGGTCGCCGTTCCCGGCGCGCCGGTCCCGGCCGCGGTGTCGGTCTCCGGCCCGTCCGGCCGCCTGACCGCGGACGCCGTCGGCCACATCGCGCCGGTGGTGCAGAAGACCGCGAACCGGCTGGCCCAGCAGCTGCCGGTGGGGTGA
- the ftsY gene encoding signal recognition particle-docking protein FtsY → MSSTWFWIVIAAVVVLVAVLVSGLLIARRRRISIAEPREVEQKPKGGGYAASGGITFAPGGEARPNPGEAHPVVDRPEVDGQPGVGDDAAVPRDSDQRSVRDVALPEPEAAAEAEAEAPAKPATSAKPAASAKPATPAEPATPTKPAEPAAPAEPAKPTKPAEPATPAAPVTSAKPATPAAPDSASAPAPPAEPVAEPASEPADEIDPATGRLERLRGRLSKSRSMFGQSLLGLLGGGDLDEDSWQDVEDTLLLADLGAATTTQIVERLRDELGRRAVRSSDEAREVLREVLTAALSTDSERSVRALPHEVDGKKQPAVVLVAGVNGTGKTTTTGKLARVLVAQGATVVLGAADTFRAAAADQLQTWGERAGASVVRGKEGADPAAVAFDAVKQGITESVDAVLVDTAGRLHTKTGLMDELGKVKRVVEKQAKVDEVLLVLDATTGQNGLAQARVFAEVIDVTGIVLTKLDGTAKGGIVFQVQRELGVPVKLVGLGEGPDDLAPFEPGAFVDALLG, encoded by the coding sequence GTGTCGAGCACCTGGTTCTGGATCGTCATCGCCGCCGTCGTCGTCCTGGTCGCCGTTCTGGTGTCCGGGCTGCTCATCGCGCGTCGGCGGCGGATCAGCATCGCCGAGCCCCGCGAGGTCGAGCAGAAGCCCAAGGGCGGGGGGTACGCCGCGAGCGGCGGGATCACCTTCGCGCCCGGCGGTGAGGCTCGCCCGAATCCGGGGGAGGCGCATCCGGTCGTGGACCGGCCGGAGGTGGACGGGCAGCCCGGTGTGGGCGACGACGCAGCCGTGCCGCGGGATTCCGACCAACGCTCGGTACGCGACGTCGCGCTGCCGGAGCCGGAAGCCGCGGCGGAGGCCGAGGCTGAGGCACCAGCCAAGCCCGCTACGTCAGCCAAACCCGCCGCGTCAGCCAAACCCGCCACACCGGCCGAGCCTGCGACGCCCACCAAACCAGCCGAGCCTGCCGCACCAGCCGAACCTGCGAAGCCCACCAAACCAGCCGAGCCTGCGACGCCCGCCGCACCTGTCACATCAGCCAAGCCCGCCACGCCGGCCGCACCTGACTCGGCCAGCGCCCCAGCCCCTCCGGCCGAGCCGGTGGCGGAGCCCGCATCCGAGCCGGCCGACGAGATCGACCCCGCGACCGGGCGGCTGGAGCGGCTGCGCGGGCGGCTGTCGAAGTCGCGCTCGATGTTCGGGCAGAGCCTGCTCGGCCTGCTCGGCGGTGGTGACCTCGACGAGGATTCGTGGCAGGACGTGGAGGACACCCTGCTGCTCGCCGACCTCGGCGCGGCCACCACGACGCAGATCGTGGAACGGCTGCGCGACGAGCTGGGCCGCCGCGCCGTGCGTTCCTCCGACGAGGCCCGTGAGGTGCTGCGCGAGGTGCTGACCGCCGCGCTGTCCACGGACTCCGAGCGCTCCGTGCGTGCGCTGCCGCACGAGGTCGACGGCAAGAAGCAGCCGGCCGTCGTGCTGGTCGCCGGCGTGAACGGCACCGGCAAGACCACCACCACCGGGAAACTGGCCCGGGTCCTGGTCGCCCAGGGCGCCACCGTGGTGCTCGGCGCGGCCGACACGTTCCGCGCCGCGGCCGCCGACCAGTTGCAGACCTGGGGCGAACGTGCGGGTGCTTCGGTGGTGCGCGGCAAGGAGGGCGCGGACCCTGCCGCGGTCGCCTTCGACGCGGTCAAGCAGGGCATCACCGAGAGCGTGGACGCGGTTCTGGTGGACACCGCCGGCCGCCTGCACACGAAGACCGGCCTGATGGACGAGCTGGGCAAGGTCAAGCGAGTCGTGGAAAAGCAGGCCAAGGTCGACGAGGTCCTGCTGGTCCTCGACGCGACGACCGGCCAGAACGGCCTCGCCCAGGCCCGGGTCTTCGCCGAGGTCATCGACGTGACCGGCATCGTGCTCACCAAACTGGACGGCACCGCGAAGGGCGGCATCGTCTTCCAGGTCCAGCGCGAACTCGGTGTCCCGGTGAAACTGGTCGGCCTCGGCGAGGGCCCGGACGACCTGGCGCCGTTCGAACCGGGTGCCTTCGTGGACGCGCTGCTGGGCTGA
- a CDS encoding anhydro-N-acetylmuramic acid kinase: MTSHRFRVLGLLSGTSADGIDVAVAELHAEAQTVVLTPLGTLDVPYPAKLRTALLDALPPQPSSAEALTVLDTRIGQAFAEAATRGIAEHGPVDFIASLGQTVFHWVEDGVALGTLQLGQPAWIAERTGVPVVADLRIRDITAGGQGAPLASTLDALWLRDLAEQTGRPVAALNLGGIANITVVTITAAAEDVLAYDTGPANALLDLAAARVTCGARQADVDGHLALTGSIRTDLLDRLLADPYFAAAPPKSTGKEHFHSAYLDTALSGLPSLRPEDLLATLTELTAVTVATACRRHDVATVVASGGGVANPAVIAALARHLPAGSLRTSNDLGLPSAGKEAYLTALLGWLSWCGVPATLPSATGARGTRLLGALTPGVQPLSLPAPLRGAVTRLRVAETGAAR; the protein is encoded by the coding sequence ATGACCAGCCACCGTTTCCGTGTACTCGGGCTGCTGTCCGGTACCTCGGCTGATGGCATCGACGTCGCCGTCGCCGAGCTGCACGCCGAAGCGCAGACAGTGGTACTCACCCCGCTCGGCACGCTCGACGTGCCGTACCCCGCGAAGCTGCGAACCGCGCTCCTCGACGCTCTGCCACCACAGCCAAGCAGCGCCGAAGCGCTGACGGTGCTCGACACGCGCATCGGGCAGGCGTTCGCCGAAGCGGCAACGCGCGGCATCGCAGAGCACGGTCCGGTGGATTTCATCGCTTCACTGGGCCAGACCGTCTTTCACTGGGTCGAAGACGGCGTCGCACTCGGCACGCTCCAGCTGGGCCAGCCGGCATGGATCGCCGAACGCACCGGCGTACCGGTCGTCGCTGACCTTCGCATCCGCGACATCACCGCGGGTGGCCAAGGCGCTCCGCTGGCGAGCACGCTGGACGCGCTGTGGCTGCGTGACCTCGCCGAACAGACCGGACGTCCGGTCGCGGCGTTGAATCTGGGCGGCATCGCGAACATCACCGTCGTCACCATCACCGCAGCCGCCGAGGACGTACTCGCCTACGACACCGGCCCGGCGAACGCCTTACTCGACCTTGCCGCCGCGCGAGTGACCTGCGGTGCACGGCAAGCCGACGTGGACGGGCACCTCGCGCTGACCGGCTCCATACGAACGGACCTGCTCGACCGCCTGCTGGCCGACCCGTATTTCGCCGCTGCACCGCCGAAATCCACCGGAAAAGAGCACTTCCACAGCGCTTATCTCGACACCGCGCTGAGCGGCTTGCCCTCGCTGCGCCCGGAAGACCTGCTGGCGACGCTGACCGAACTGACCGCCGTCACCGTCGCCACGGCATGCCGCCGACACGACGTGGCGACCGTGGTGGCGTCCGGCGGCGGCGTGGCGAACCCGGCGGTGATAGCCGCGCTCGCCCGGCACCTGCCGGCCGGCTCGCTGCGTACGAGCAACGACCTCGGCCTGCCCAGCGCGGGCAAGGAGGCCTACCTGACCGCGTTGCTCGGCTGGCTGAGCTGGTGCGGCGTCCCGGCGACGCTGCCGTCCGCCACCGGTGCGCGCGGCACGCGGCTACTCGGCGCGCTGACGCCGGGTGTACAACCTCTGTCCCTTCCGGCCCCGCTAAGGGGCGCCGTGACCCGGCTCCGGGTCGCGGAAACCGGCGCAGCACGGTAG
- a CDS encoding sodium:solute symporter: protein MNPVDLVIVIVYLAAMPIIGVLVGRRQKSANDYFVGERSMPWWAVTLSVVATETSTLTVISTPGLVFGSAFLFLEVAFGYIIGRIIAAFVLLPRYFRGNYVSAYEYLGRRFGRGLQGTASVTFVVTRLLAEGLRLFAGAIPIKAILDHYGIHTAYWHIVVLLTALTVIYAFVGGIKSVIWVDVIQWSLYILGAIGAVIFLSTKLPDGWLHTAASQGRFQLTDFVSNVFTNPYAFVGAVIGGAFLSMASHGADQLIVGRLLSCRSLRDGQRALIGSAFVVFVQFALFLLVGAMLWVFTGGRTGATATAVAAGKMSADDVFSTFIVNDLPVGLAGLLIAGILASTMGALASALNALSTSTIADLYQRFTHRSFGDARLLRHGRMWTLIWAVVFAIFASLFTNSKDPVIQQGLGIVGYTYGALLGSFFLGLLIRKAHQPDAVIAFACSVVGMAFLILFVKFDKTTTAIHIQFGTATKTLVPLATYWYTFAGVLITMLVGGLLALRHRGADPRAAEVEEAPEGAA, encoded by the coding sequence ATGAACCCTGTCGATCTCGTGATCGTCATCGTGTATCTCGCCGCGATGCCGATCATCGGCGTGCTGGTCGGCCGCAGGCAGAAGTCCGCGAACGACTATTTCGTCGGCGAGCGCAGCATGCCGTGGTGGGCGGTGACGCTGTCGGTGGTGGCCACGGAGACCTCCACGCTCACCGTCATCTCCACACCCGGCCTGGTCTTCGGCAGCGCGTTCCTGTTCCTGGAAGTGGCCTTCGGCTACATAATCGGCCGAATCATCGCCGCTTTCGTCTTGCTCCCCCGCTATTTCCGCGGCAATTACGTGAGCGCCTACGAATACCTCGGCCGCCGGTTCGGCCGCGGGCTGCAGGGCACCGCGTCGGTCACCTTCGTGGTGACCCGGCTGCTGGCCGAGGGCCTGCGGCTGTTCGCGGGCGCGATCCCGATCAAGGCGATCCTGGACCACTACGGGATCCACACCGCGTACTGGCACATCGTGGTGCTGCTGACCGCGCTGACCGTGATCTACGCCTTCGTCGGCGGGATCAAGTCGGTGATCTGGGTGGACGTGATCCAGTGGTCGCTCTACATCCTCGGCGCGATCGGCGCGGTGATCTTCCTGTCCACCAAGCTGCCGGACGGCTGGCTGCACACCGCGGCGAGCCAGGGCCGGTTCCAGCTCACCGATTTCGTCTCGAACGTGTTCACCAACCCGTACGCGTTCGTCGGCGCGGTGATCGGCGGGGCGTTCCTGTCCATGGCCTCGCACGGCGCGGACCAGCTGATCGTCGGACGGCTGCTGTCCTGCCGGAGCCTGCGCGACGGCCAGCGCGCGCTGATCGGCTCGGCCTTCGTGGTGTTCGTGCAGTTCGCCCTGTTCCTGCTGGTAGGCGCCATGCTGTGGGTGTTCACCGGCGGCCGCACCGGCGCCACCGCGACCGCCGTCGCGGCCGGGAAGATGTCCGCCGACGACGTGTTCTCCACCTTCATCGTCAACGATCTGCCGGTCGGTCTCGCCGGGCTGCTGATCGCGGGCATCCTCGCCTCGACCATGGGCGCGCTGGCCTCCGCCCTGAACGCGCTGTCCACGTCCACCATCGCCGACCTCTACCAGCGCTTCACCCACCGCTCGTTCGGAGACGCCAGACTGCTCCGCCACGGTCGCATGTGGACACTGATCTGGGCGGTGGTGTTCGCGATCTTCGCCTCGCTGTTCACCAACTCCAAGGACCCGGTGATCCAGCAGGGCCTCGGCATCGTCGGCTACACCTACGGCGCCCTGCTCGGCTCGTTCTTCCTCGGCCTGCTGATCCGCAAGGCCCACCAGCCCGACGCGGTGATCGCGTTCGCCTGCTCCGTGGTGGGCATGGCGTTCCTGATCCTGTTCGTGAAATTCGACAAGACCACCACCGCGATCCATATCCAGTTCGGTACGGCAACCAAGACGCTGGTGCCGCTGGCGACCTATTGGTACACCTTCGCGGGGGTCTTGATCACGATGCTCGTGGGCGGGCTGCTCGCCCTGCGCCACCGCGGCGCCGACCCTCGGGCGGCGGAGGTGGAGGAAGCCCCGGAAGGGGCTGCCTGA
- a CDS encoding helix-turn-helix domain-containing protein: MAKPPVSSATRTFGERVRECRHELGVSQETLAACAGLHWTFVSQAERGLRNISLHNLLKLSAGLQVDPARLVTGLEPPES; the protein is encoded by the coding sequence ATGGCGAAGCCCCCGGTATCCTCGGCGACCCGGACGTTCGGTGAACGTGTCCGGGAGTGCCGTCATGAGCTCGGCGTCAGCCAGGAGACGCTGGCGGCGTGTGCGGGGCTGCACTGGACGTTCGTGAGCCAGGCCGAGCGCGGGCTGCGCAACATCAGCCTGCACAACCTGCTCAAGCTCTCCGCCGGGCTGCAGGTCGACCCGGCGCGGCTGGTCACCGGGCTGGAGCCGCCGGAGTCCTGA
- the smc gene encoding chromosome segregation protein SMC, with amino-acid sequence MHLKSLTLKGFKSFASATTLRFEPGITCVVGPNGSGKSNVLDALRWVMGTQGAKDLRGGKMEDVIFAGTAGRAPLGRAEVTLTIDNADGALPIEYTEVSITRRMFRDGASEYEINGDRCRLMDVQELLSDSGIGREMHVIVGQGQLSAILESKPEERRAFIEEAAGVLKHRKRKEQTLRKLTNMQGNLDRLGDLTTELRRQLKPLGKQAEIARKAQSVQSELRDSRLRLLADDLVTQRDSIAREEADERTARQRRAEVEQALELVSAEEAELEASLAEDAPRLQIAQETWYKLSALAERLRGTVRLAVERQRHLSADVDAPTGGRDPEELLAEAEQVAEREQELNEAVLEARELLAETVLRREDLEQRVQAAERAHWAAVRAIADRREGMAKLAGQVEAARSKNGATAEEIDRLTVSLEESTERAEIAVEELEEEKASGGVEDSDDAELQERHDRSVEANNAAKARVEELVKAERAAEREIASEKARVEALSMGLKRKDGAGALLGAATELPGLLGSVAALLTVEPGHEVALAAALGPVADAVAVAGGEQALSALKYLKDTDSGRAGLVLGGFGPGADPSSWPVLPVGARWAREVVRAPEQLRPAVERALERLALVSDLDAARQLVATHPEVRAVTAEGDVFGAHWVAGGSAARESVIEVQAAVDEAQERLRAAERALERYSAELEGARAEQQSRRDEVGQAKEALSDAKVRRARSSERLNRLEQVARSARAEVERLTGQRAKVEQSREQALEQLAELEERLAAVAEQPVEDDPDTAERDEAVAQLAVVRQEEVEARLAQRTAEERARSIAGRAESLRRAAHAEQQARERAARARESRQRGAEIANAVVNAGEFALERIEHSVQRAAAERDEAQAQRQTRETALTAVRAKVRELSGELEKLTDAVHRDEVQRAEQRLRLETLETKIAEDFGIGLEDLVAEYGPDVPVPPSAGELAEYEAAKERGEDVTAPPPMPFDRATQERRAKRAEKDLTLLGKVNPLALEEFAALEERYKFLSTQLEDLKSAQKDLHETIKQVDEKILEVFTSAYHDVAREFETVFGVLFPGGEGRMVLTAPNDLLNTGVDVEARPPGKKVKRLSLLSGGEKSLVAVGMLVAIFRARPSPFYVMDEVEAALDDTNMRRLIGLLEQLRDSSQLIIITHQKPTMEIADALYGVSMQGDGITKVISQRLRTAEEEPVPAS; translated from the coding sequence GTGCACCTGAAAAGCTTGACGCTGAAGGGCTTCAAGTCCTTCGCCTCGGCCACCACGCTCCGGTTCGAACCGGGGATCACCTGCGTGGTCGGGCCGAACGGCTCGGGCAAGTCCAACGTCCTGGACGCGCTGCGCTGGGTGATGGGCACCCAGGGCGCCAAGGATCTGCGCGGCGGCAAGATGGAGGACGTCATCTTCGCCGGGACCGCGGGCCGCGCCCCGCTCGGCCGGGCCGAGGTCACGCTCACCATCGACAACGCCGACGGCGCGCTGCCCATCGAGTACACCGAGGTGTCCATCACCCGCCGGATGTTCCGCGACGGCGCGAGCGAGTACGAGATCAACGGCGACCGCTGCCGGCTGATGGACGTGCAGGAGCTGCTCTCGGACTCCGGGATCGGCCGCGAGATGCACGTGATCGTCGGGCAGGGCCAGCTTTCGGCGATCCTGGAGTCCAAACCCGAGGAGCGCCGCGCCTTCATCGAAGAGGCCGCGGGCGTGCTCAAGCACCGCAAGCGCAAGGAACAGACCCTGCGCAAGCTGACCAACATGCAGGGCAATCTCGACCGGCTCGGCGATCTGACCACCGAGCTGCGCCGTCAGCTCAAGCCGCTGGGCAAGCAGGCGGAGATCGCGCGCAAGGCCCAGTCGGTGCAGTCCGAGCTGCGCGACTCCCGGCTGCGGCTGCTCGCCGACGACCTGGTCACCCAGCGCGATTCGATCGCGCGGGAAGAAGCCGACGAACGGACCGCGCGGCAGCGCCGGGCCGAGGTGGAGCAGGCGTTGGAGCTGGTCTCCGCGGAGGAGGCCGAGCTGGAGGCCTCCCTGGCCGAGGACGCGCCGCGGCTGCAGATCGCGCAGGAGACCTGGTACAAGCTCTCCGCGCTGGCCGAGCGGTTGCGTGGCACCGTGCGGCTCGCGGTGGAACGCCAGCGGCACCTGTCGGCCGATGTGGACGCGCCGACCGGCGGGCGTGACCCGGAGGAGCTGCTGGCCGAGGCCGAGCAGGTGGCCGAGCGCGAGCAGGAGCTCAACGAGGCGGTACTGGAGGCCCGCGAGCTGCTGGCCGAGACCGTGCTGCGGCGCGAGGATCTCGAACAGCGGGTGCAGGCCGCCGAGCGGGCGCACTGGGCCGCGGTCCGGGCGATCGCCGACCGTCGCGAGGGCATGGCGAAGCTGGCCGGCCAGGTGGAGGCGGCGCGCAGCAAGAACGGCGCCACCGCCGAGGAGATCGACCGGCTCACCGTGTCGCTGGAGGAGTCCACCGAGCGCGCCGAGATCGCCGTCGAAGAGCTGGAAGAGGAGAAGGCCTCCGGCGGCGTCGAAGACTCCGACGACGCCGAGCTGCAGGAGCGCCACGACCGCTCGGTCGAAGCCAACAACGCGGCGAAGGCTCGCGTCGAAGAGCTGGTGAAGGCCGAGCGCGCCGCGGAGCGCGAGATCGCGTCGGAGAAGGCCCGCGTCGAGGCGTTGTCCATGGGCCTCAAGCGCAAGGACGGCGCGGGCGCGCTGCTCGGCGCGGCCACGGAGCTGCCCGGCCTGCTCGGTTCGGTGGCCGCGCTGCTGACCGTCGAACCCGGCCACGAGGTCGCGCTGGCCGCGGCGCTCGGGCCGGTCGCGGACGCCGTCGCGGTGGCCGGTGGCGAACAGGCGCTGTCCGCGCTGAAGTACTTGAAGGACACCGATTCCGGCCGTGCCGGGCTGGTGCTCGGCGGTTTCGGGCCGGGGGCGGACCCGAGCAGCTGGCCAGTGCTGCCCGTCGGCGCGCGCTGGGCGCGGGAAGTGGTGCGGGCGCCGGAGCAGCTGCGGCCCGCGGTGGAACGGGCGCTGGAGCGGCTCGCGCTGGTCTCCGACCTGGACGCCGCGCGGCAGCTGGTGGCCACGCATCCGGAGGTCCGGGCGGTCACCGCGGAAGGCGACGTGTTCGGCGCACACTGGGTGGCCGGTGGATCGGCCGCGCGGGAAAGCGTGATCGAGGTCCAGGCCGCCGTCGACGAGGCGCAGGAGCGGCTGCGCGCCGCCGAGCGGGCGCTGGAGCGGTATTCCGCGGAGCTGGAAGGCGCCCGTGCCGAGCAGCAGTCCCGCCGGGACGAGGTCGGCCAGGCCAAGGAGGCGCTGAGCGACGCGAAGGTCCGCAGGGCCCGCTCGTCGGAGCGGCTGAACCGGCTGGAGCAGGTCGCCCGGTCCGCCCGCGCCGAGGTCGAGCGGCTGACCGGGCAGCGCGCGAAGGTCGAGCAGAGCCGTGAACAGGCGCTTGAGCAGCTGGCCGAGCTGGAGGAGCGGCTCGCCGCGGTCGCCGAGCAGCCGGTGGAGGACGACCCGGACACCGCCGAGCGTGACGAGGCGGTCGCGCAGCTCGCCGTCGTGCGGCAGGAAGAGGTCGAAGCGCGGCTCGCCCAGCGCACCGCGGAAGAGCGTGCGCGCAGCATCGCCGGGCGCGCCGAGTCGCTGCGCCGCGCCGCGCACGCCGAGCAGCAGGCCCGCGAGCGCGCCGCCCGTGCCCGGGAGTCGCGGCAGCGGGGCGCGGAGATCGCCAACGCCGTGGTCAACGCCGGTGAGTTCGCGCTGGAACGGATCGAGCACTCCGTGCAGCGCGCGGCGGCCGAGCGCGACGAGGCACAGGCCCAGCGGCAGACCAGGGAGACCGCGCTGACCGCGGTCCGGGCCAAGGTGCGTGAGCTGTCCGGCGAGCTGGAGAAGCTGACCGACGCCGTGCACCGGGACGAGGTGCAGCGCGCCGAGCAGCGGCTGCGGCTGGAGACGCTGGAGACCAAGATCGCCGAGGACTTCGGCATCGGGCTCGAGGATCTGGTCGCCGAATACGGCCCGGACGTGCCGGTGCCGCCGAGCGCCGGCGAGCTGGCCGAGTACGAGGCGGCGAAGGAGCGGGGCGAGGACGTCACCGCCCCGCCGCCGATGCCCTTCGACCGCGCCACCCAGGAGCGCCGCGCCAAGCGTGCCGAGAAGGACCTCACGCTGCTGGGCAAGGTCAACCCGCTGGCGCTGGAGGAGTTCGCCGCGCTGGAGGAGCGGTACAAGTTCCTGTCCACCCAGCTGGAGGACCTCAAGTCCGCGCAGAAGGACCTGCACGAGACGATCAAACAGGTCGACGAGAAGATCCTGGAGGTCTTCACCTCGGCCTACCACGACGTCGCGCGCGAGTTCGAGACGGTGTTCGGGGTGCTGTTCCCCGGCGGCGAGGGCCGGATGGTGCTCACCGCACCGAACGACCTGCTCAACACCGGCGTGGACGTGGAGGCCCGCCCGCCGGGCAAGAAGGTGAAGCGGCTGTCGCTGCTCTCCGGTGGCGAGAAGTCGCTGGTCGCGGTGGGGATGCTGGTGGCCATCTTCCGTGCCCGCCCGTCGCCGTTCTACGTGATGGACGAGGTCGAGGCGGCGCTGGACGACACCAACATGCGCCGGCTGATCGGGCTGCTGGAGCAGCTGCGCGACTCCTCGCAGCTGATCATCATCACCCACCAGAAGCCGACCATGGAGATCGCCGACGCCCTGTACGGCGTGAGCATGCAGGGCGACGGCATCACGAAGGTCATCTCGCAGCGGCTGCGGACCGCCGAGGAAGAGCCGGTCCCGGCTTCCTGA
- a CDS encoding acylphosphatase, whose protein sequence is MGPVNEQDIPVRLAAWVHGQVQGVGFRWWTRSRALELGLVGFARNLPDGRVEVVAEGPRDHCARLLTALRSQTSPGRVDRVVESWAAAKGGFTGFAER, encoded by the coding sequence ATGGGCCCGGTGAACGAACAGGACATCCCCGTCCGGCTGGCCGCCTGGGTGCACGGGCAGGTACAGGGCGTCGGTTTCCGCTGGTGGACGCGCAGCCGGGCGCTGGAACTGGGGCTGGTGGGCTTCGCACGGAACCTTCCGGACGGCCGGGTCGAGGTCGTCGCCGAGGGGCCGCGGGACCACTGTGCGCGGTTGCTGACGGCGTTGCGGTCGCAGACCTCACCCGGTCGAGTGGATCGTGTGGTGGAGAGCTGGGCCGCCGCCAAGGGCGGGTTCACCGGCTTCGCCGAGCGCTGA
- a CDS encoding response regulator: MSVDRTARVLVVDDEPQIVRALRINLNARGYQVITAHDGTAALKAVAETKPDVVVLDLGLPDLDGTEVIEGLRGWTTVPIIVLSARGDSADKVQALDAGADDYVTKPFGMDELLARLRAAVRRSAVHGADGAEAVVDAGSFTVDLAAKKVRRDGREVHLTKTEWGVLEMLVRNRGRLVAQKQLLHEVWGPSYETESHYLRVYLAQLRRKLEPEPSRPRHLLTEPGMGYRFEL, encoded by the coding sequence ATGAGTGTCGACCGGACGGCGCGGGTGCTGGTCGTCGACGACGAACCGCAGATCGTGCGGGCGTTGCGGATCAACCTCAACGCCCGCGGATACCAGGTGATCACCGCACACGACGGTACCGCGGCGCTGAAAGCGGTCGCGGAGACCAAACCGGACGTGGTGGTGCTCGACCTCGGGCTGCCGGATCTGGACGGCACCGAGGTGATCGAGGGCCTGCGCGGCTGGACCACGGTGCCGATCATCGTGCTCTCCGCCCGCGGCGATTCCGCGGACAAGGTGCAGGCACTCGACGCGGGCGCCGACGACTACGTGACCAAGCCCTTCGGCATGGACGAGCTGCTGGCCCGCCTCCGTGCGGCCGTGCGGCGTTCCGCGGTGCACGGCGCGGACGGCGCGGAGGCGGTCGTGGACGCCGGTTCGTTCACTGTGGACCTGGCGGCGAAGAAGGTGCGCCGCGACGGCCGTGAGGTGCACCTGACCAAGACCGAGTGGGGCGTGCTGGAAATGCTGGTGCGCAACCGCGGGCGGCTGGTCGCGCAGAAGCAGCTGCTGCACGAGGTGTGGGGTCCCTCGTACGAAACGGAATCACACTACCTGCGCGTGTATCTGGCCCAGCTGCGGCGGAAGCTGGAGCCGGAGCCGTCCCGGCCCCGGCACCTGCTCACCGAACCCGGGATGGGGTACCGCTTCGAGCTGTGA